One segment of Gammaproteobacteria bacterium DNA contains the following:
- a CDS encoding metal-sensitive transcriptional regulator, protein MTNIDSRGHKDQGYKDNKKNLLDRLKRVEGQVRGLIGMIEADRYCIDVITQISAAQAALDKVALGLLDDHAHHCVMKAKAGDKDQRAAELMGAIGRLLRRG, encoded by the coding sequence ATGACCAACATTGATTCCCGAGGTCACAAAGACCAGGGCTACAAAGACAACAAGAAAAACTTGCTCGATCGTCTCAAGCGTGTCGAAGGACAGGTGCGCGGCCTGATTGGCATGATCGAGGCGGATCGTTACTGCATCGACGTCATCACGCAGATCAGCGCGGCGCAGGCGGCGCTGGACAAAGTTGCGCTCGGCTTGCTGGACGATCACGCGCATCACTGCGTGATGAAGGCCAAAGCGGGAGACAAGGACCAGCGCGCCGCGGAGTTGATGGGTGCCATCGGGCGACTGTTGAGACGCGGCTGA
- a CDS encoding TolC family protein → MRIDARAMAVLLSTILTTGCASIPENAGFGGVQTTVAERTGQRVQWNQDTDADQAAENAVRRMLRQPLNVDAAAQVALLNNRRLQGVYEELSLSQAGLVQAGLLTNPVFSTAVGFPLDGGSLDLSFSIVQEFLHVLYRPLRTKIAGAQFEATRLRVAEAVIDLAADVRGQFYHMQADAQRLEFLRRVVRTTAVSAEAARRLYAAGNITDLDVAREEALYQESRLALVTAQTRLVQDRERLNALMGLWGNDTQWTIAPRLPEMHDLPFESANLEQRAIEASLALGAARKEIEAATASLGFTDATALIPILESGVDAEREEGEWEVGPSLAFPLPFFNQGQARLVAARAELRRAQQTYWAQAVEIRATVRALRYTALSACNRARHVQEVLLPLYTRIVNHTQLQYNAMQIGIFQLLQARQQQINAGLRYIDTLSEFWLARVALEQTLSGSLAEVDPVSMAEIPTGDLPAISIIE, encoded by the coding sequence ATGCGCATTGACGCGCGCGCGATGGCAGTCCTGTTATCAACGATTCTGACCACAGGCTGCGCTTCCATTCCCGAGAACGCCGGTTTTGGAGGCGTGCAAACCACGGTGGCCGAACGTACCGGTCAACGGGTGCAATGGAATCAGGATACAGACGCGGACCAAGCCGCGGAAAACGCCGTGCGGAGGATGCTGCGTCAGCCGCTCAACGTGGATGCGGCCGCGCAGGTCGCGCTGCTCAATAACCGGCGGCTTCAGGGTGTGTATGAAGAACTAAGTCTGTCGCAGGCCGGGCTGGTGCAGGCGGGTTTGCTAACGAACCCCGTATTCAGCACCGCCGTGGGATTTCCCCTCGATGGTGGCTCACTGGATTTAAGCTTCAGCATCGTGCAGGAGTTCTTACACGTTCTTTATCGTCCGCTGCGTACAAAGATCGCTGGCGCCCAGTTCGAAGCCACCAGGTTGCGCGTCGCCGAGGCGGTCATCGACCTTGCGGCGGACGTGCGCGGCCAGTTCTATCACATGCAGGCAGATGCGCAGCGGCTCGAGTTTCTGCGGCGGGTGGTCAGGACTACGGCCGTATCGGCAGAGGCCGCCAGACGGCTCTATGCGGCCGGCAACATCACCGACCTGGATGTCGCGCGCGAAGAAGCGCTCTACCAGGAATCGCGGCTTGCACTGGTGACCGCGCAAACGCGGCTTGTGCAGGATCGTGAGCGACTGAACGCGCTGATGGGATTGTGGGGCAATGACACGCAATGGACAATCGCCCCGCGGTTGCCGGAGATGCATGACTTGCCTTTCGAGTCCGCCAACCTGGAACAGCGCGCAATCGAGGCCAGTCTGGCGCTTGGCGCCGCGCGCAAAGAAATCGAGGCGGCCACCGCGAGTCTCGGATTCACGGACGCGACCGCCCTGATCCCTATTCTGGAGTCCGGTGTGGACGCGGAGCGCGAAGAGGGTGAATGGGAAGTCGGCCCGTCACTCGCGTTTCCCTTACCCTTCTTTAATCAAGGACAGGCCCGACTAGTCGCCGCGCGCGCGGAGTTGCGGCGCGCGCAGCAAACATACTGGGCGCAGGCGGTGGAGATTCGCGCAACGGTTCGCGCATTGAGATACACCGCCTTGAGCGCGTGTAATCGCGCTCGGCATGTGCAAGAAGTGCTGCTGCCTTTATACACGCGCATCGTCAACCATACGCAACTGCAGTACAACGCAATGCAGATCGGCATTTTTCAGTTGCTGCAGGCCAGGCAGCAGCAGATTAATGCGGGCCTGCGATACATCGATACATTGAGTGAATTCTGGCTGGCCCGCGTCGCGCTGGAACAGACCTTAAGCGGCAGCCTGGCCGAGGTGGATCCCGTATCGATGGCGGAGATCCCGACGGGCGACCTCCCTGCGATCTCGATTATTGAATGA
- a CDS encoding copper oxidase, with protein MFTRRKFITTSSVAFAGGATGLANARDARGKPESVPRQDKSYSRSLPAYEGLAPGQPGRDYTPVITPNNQSLPWKVVDGVKVYHLIAEPVDHEFAPGLKAKCWGYNGRVHGPTIEAVEGDKVRIYVTNKLPAGTSVHWHGLLLPNGMDGVAGLNQKIIRPGETFKYEFTLVQHGTHMYHSHHDEMTQIALGTTGPLVIHPRNPSRPRPDRDFVFMLHEWRIDVGTSRPNPNEMTDFNIFTFNARSFPGTAPMVARLDDRMRIRLINLGAMSHHPIHLHGYQFPIVETDGGQIPESAQQLETSVLTAVGQSRAFEFTANEPGDWAMHCHMTHHVMNQMGHDFPNLIGMQAGDLDQQIGSLLPGYMTMGTDGMGEHGMHVQSGHMQVPKNSIPMVGGPGPFDYITMGGLFTILKVRENLASYDDPGWYEYPQGTVASLASDSDLRRDGIQVARSQP; from the coding sequence ATGTTTACCCGACGTAAATTCATAACCACCTCCAGTGTCGCGTTCGCAGGCGGTGCGACAGGTTTGGCGAATGCGCGGGACGCACGGGGCAAACCGGAGAGCGTACCGCGGCAGGATAAGTCTTACTCCCGCAGCCTGCCCGCTTACGAAGGTCTTGCGCCCGGACAGCCGGGTCGCGATTACACACCGGTTATCACGCCCAACAACCAGTCGCTGCCCTGGAAGGTCGTCGATGGCGTCAAGGTCTATCACCTGATCGCAGAACCGGTCGATCACGAGTTCGCACCAGGTCTCAAGGCCAAATGCTGGGGCTACAACGGCCGCGTGCATGGGCCGACCATCGAGGCGGTCGAAGGCGATAAGGTACGCATCTACGTGACCAACAAACTGCCGGCGGGTACCAGCGTGCACTGGCACGGCCTGCTGCTGCCCAACGGCATGGACGGCGTGGCGGGTTTGAATCAGAAAATTATTCGACCGGGCGAAACTTTCAAGTACGAGTTCACGCTTGTCCAGCACGGCACGCACATGTACCACTCGCACCATGACGAGATGACGCAAATCGCGCTGGGCACCACGGGGCCGCTCGTAATCCACCCGCGAAACCCTAGTCGCCCGCGACCGGATCGCGACTTTGTGTTCATGTTGCATGAATGGCGCATCGATGTCGGCACGTCCCGGCCCAATCCGAACGAGATGACCGACTTCAACATCTTCACTTTCAACGCTAGATCGTTTCCTGGCACAGCGCCTATGGTTGCCAGGCTGGATGACCGCATGCGCATCCGGCTCATCAATCTCGGCGCGATGAGTCACCACCCCATTCACCTGCACGGCTATCAGTTTCCGATCGTCGAGACGGATGGTGGACAAATCCCTGAATCGGCGCAGCAACTGGAAACGAGCGTGCTCACGGCGGTCGGCCAGTCACGCGCGTTCGAGTTTACCGCCAACGAACCGGGCGACTGGGCGATGCATTGTCATATGACGCACCACGTGATGAACCAGATGGGTCATGACTTTCCGAACCTGATCGGCATGCAAGCGGGCGATCTCGATCAGCAGATCGGTTCCCTGCTTCCCGGCTACATGACCATGGGCACGGACGGCATGGGCGAACACGGCATGCACGTGCAGAGCGGCCATATGCAGGTACCGAAGAACAGCATCCCGATGGTCGGCGGGCCGGGACCGTTCGACTACATCACCATGGGCGGGTTGTTCACGATTCTAAAAGTACGCGAGAACTTAGCGAGCTACGACGATCCGGGCTGGTACGAGTATCCGCAAGGTACGGTCGCCAGCCTCGCGAGCGACAGCGATCTGCGGCGGGACGGCATCCAGGTAGCACGCTCGCAACCATGA